The Clostridiales bacterium genome includes a region encoding these proteins:
- a CDS encoding DUF1343 domain-containing protein, which translates to MGKAAVNNGIDVIEKYSSIFEGKRLGLITGPTGLNKNLESTIDILNKRFDLCALYSPEHGIRGNLQAGASVGTYVDEFTGITVYSLYGKNKKPSPEMLRGIDVLVMDVQDIGSRYYTYLYTMAYCMQSCAENGKTFVVLDRVNPVGGVEVEGNVLDTEFSSFVGMYPITQRYGLTIGEMAELMNSEFKIGCDLEVVKIEGWSRELYFDGTDLLWVNPTPNMPSLDAALLYNGTCLFEGTNVSEGRGTTRPFEIIGAPWIDPYRLSDGMNSKKLGGVKFRPVYFEPTFSKHKGELCKGVQVHIIDKKTVRPVEIGIHMLYEIMDMDMGKFQWIPPFKEGGHYFIDNLAGTDEVRLRKCEAVELVEKWSKESLKFEKIKEKYHMY; encoded by the coding sequence ATGGGAAAGGCAGCAGTTAATAATGGAATCGATGTTATCGAAAAATACAGCAGCATTTTTGAGGGTAAGAGGCTGGGACTGATTACAGGGCCTACAGGGCTTAATAAAAACCTGGAGTCCACAATAGATATACTGAATAAAAGATTTGATTTATGTGCTCTCTACTCACCCGAGCATGGTATAAGGGGAAATCTGCAGGCAGGCGCATCTGTAGGAACATATGTCGATGAGTTTACGGGAATAACAGTATACAGTCTGTACGGCAAAAATAAAAAGCCGTCGCCGGAAATGCTGCGCGGCATAGATGTGTTGGTAATGGATGTCCAGGATATAGGTTCAAGGTATTATACGTATCTTTATACGATGGCATATTGTATGCAAAGCTGTGCGGAAAACGGCAAGACTTTCGTTGTGCTGGACAGGGTGAACCCTGTTGGGGGAGTCGAAGTTGAAGGAAATGTGCTCGATACTGAATTTTCATCATTTGTGGGGATGTATCCGATAACTCAAAGATATGGCCTCACCATAGGCGAAATGGCAGAACTTATGAACAGTGAATTTAAAATCGGCTGCGATCTTGAGGTCGTGAAAATAGAAGGATGGTCCAGAGAACTTTATTTCGATGGGACGGATCTTTTATGGGTCAATCCGACACCCAACATGCCATCGCTTGATGCGGCTCTTTTATATAATGGAACATGTCTGTTTGAAGGAACAAATGTTTCAGAAGGCAGGGGCACTACAAGGCCTTTCGAAATAATCGGCGCTCCTTGGATAGACCCGTACAGGCTTTCCGACGGTATGAACAGTAAAAAACTGGGCGGTGTGAAATTCAGGCCGGTATACTTCGAACCAACATTTTCAAAGCATAAAGGGGAACTCTGCAAAGGGGTGCAGGTGCACATCATCGATAAAAAAACCGTAAGGCCTGTGGAAATAGGCATTCACATGTTGTATGAAATTATGGATATGGATATGGGCAAATTCCAGTGGATTCCTCCGTTTAAAGAAGGCGGGCATTACTTTATAGATAACCTTGCAGGTACCGATGAGGTAAGGTTGAGAAAATGCGAAGCCGTTGAACTTGTGGAGAAATGGAGTAAAGAAAGCCTGAAGTTTGAAAAGATAAAGGAAAAGTATCATATGTATTAG